In Rubrivirga marina, the following are encoded in one genomic region:
- a CDS encoding PEP/pyruvate-binding domain-containing protein, translating into MSAPDLQTDAAPDRATWGGKGMALARLLDLGFPVPPLAVVPPDADDVDAAVAESLGRLAHPPFVAVRSSAADEDGAAHAFAGALDSFLFVPPERVAERVRDVRRSGDGERVRAYRAARGLDGSTRPPAVLIQQIVDADVSGVAFSADPVTGDADVVVISAAWGLGSALVDGRAEAETLRLGADGEVRARTPGVQKVADRFDARAGEGVAEVSVDESGPVLSDIDARRIAALARSAADAMGGPQDVEWAIADGELWLLQARPVTALPAQSDGRIRLWDNANIVESYAGVTTPLTYSFARRAYAAVYREFCRILKVPESRVEAEAETFEQMIGLIRGRVYYNLGSWYRVLALLPGYRLNAGLMEGMMGVRDGIPDGLRPEPPSAGRIADAFALARTVLGLVAAHVRLPRMRRDFLWRVDDALRRHGATTDGMGLDALAEAYATLDRTLLRRWDAPLVNDFFAMIWFGLAQRAAERWIGPGALGGLLAGDGDVISAEPARCVEAMAREAAADPAWVEMLLAADRAAVESGLADRPTMAADVAAYVARFGDRCLEELKLESPTLADDPTPLYRSVGARAVRIADGDAREPGSDAVRQRAEAEARASDALRGHPLRRLLFGVLLRNARDRVRDRENLRFERTRVFGRARRLVLAMGQRLTEAGHLDGARDVFWLEIEELLGLARGTAASLDVGGLAAVRRVEFEGYRDGSAPPDRFTTRGPVATSELVPDRPAPAEPESGAVRTGLGCCAGVVEGRVRVVRDPRGVELAPGTILVAERTDPGWVLLFPACAGLVVERGSLLSHSAIVARELGIPAAVAVPGVTEWLRDGDRVRLDGATGRVERIDE; encoded by the coding sequence ATGAGCGCCCCCGATCTCCAGACGGACGCCGCCCCTGACCGCGCCACGTGGGGGGGGAAGGGCATGGCCCTGGCCCGCCTCCTCGACCTCGGCTTCCCCGTCCCGCCGCTGGCCGTCGTCCCGCCCGACGCCGACGACGTGGACGCGGCCGTCGCCGAGTCGTTGGGGCGGCTGGCCCATCCGCCGTTTGTGGCGGTCCGCTCGTCAGCCGCCGACGAAGACGGGGCGGCGCACGCCTTCGCGGGGGCGCTCGACTCGTTCCTGTTCGTCCCGCCGGAGCGCGTGGCCGAGCGCGTCCGCGACGTCCGCCGGTCGGGCGACGGCGAGCGCGTCCGGGCCTACCGCGCGGCGCGGGGGCTCGACGGGTCGACCCGACCGCCGGCCGTCCTCATCCAACAGATCGTCGACGCCGACGTCTCCGGCGTGGCGTTCAGCGCCGACCCCGTGACGGGCGACGCCGACGTCGTCGTGATCTCGGCCGCGTGGGGCCTCGGCTCCGCCCTGGTTGACGGCCGCGCCGAGGCCGAGACCCTCCGCCTCGGAGCCGACGGCGAGGTCCGCGCCCGGACGCCCGGCGTCCAGAAGGTGGCCGACCGGTTCGACGCCAGGGCGGGGGAGGGCGTCGCGGAGGTGTCGGTCGACGAGTCCGGTCCGGTCCTCTCGGACATCGATGCCCGCCGCATCGCGGCCCTCGCCCGGAGCGCGGCCGACGCGATGGGCGGCCCGCAGGACGTCGAGTGGGCGATCGCCGACGGTGAGCTGTGGCTCCTCCAGGCCCGCCCGGTCACCGCTCTCCCCGCGCAATCTGATGGGCGGATCCGGTTGTGGGACAACGCGAACATCGTCGAGAGCTACGCCGGCGTCACGACGCCGCTGACGTACTCGTTCGCGCGCCGCGCCTACGCGGCCGTGTACCGCGAGTTCTGCCGGATCCTGAAGGTCCCTGAGTCGCGCGTGGAGGCGGAGGCGGAGACATTCGAGCAGATGATCGGGCTGATCCGAGGCCGGGTCTACTACAACCTCGGCTCGTGGTACCGCGTGCTCGCGCTGCTGCCCGGATACCGGCTCAACGCGGGGCTGATGGAAGGGATGATGGGCGTTCGCGACGGGATCCCGGACGGCCTCCGACCCGAGCCCCCGTCGGCCGGGCGGATCGCCGACGCGTTCGCGCTGGCGAGAACCGTCCTCGGCCTCGTCGCCGCGCACGTCCGCCTCCCCCGGATGCGCCGCGACTTTCTCTGGCGCGTCGACGACGCGCTCCGCCGGCACGGCGCGACGACGGACGGCATGGGCCTCGACGCGCTCGCCGAGGCGTACGCGACCCTCGACCGGACCCTCCTGCGGCGGTGGGACGCACCGCTCGTGAACGACTTCTTCGCCATGATCTGGTTCGGGCTGGCGCAGCGGGCCGCCGAACGGTGGATCGGTCCGGGAGCGCTGGGCGGGCTGCTCGCAGGGGACGGCGACGTGATCTCGGCCGAGCCCGCCCGGTGCGTCGAGGCGATGGCGCGTGAGGCGGCGGCCGACCCGGCCTGGGTCGAGATGCTGCTCGCCGCCGATCGTGCAGCGGTCGAGTCCGGCCTCGCCGACCGCCCCACGATGGCTGCCGACGTGGCGGCCTACGTCGCGCGTTTTGGCGACCGCTGCCTCGAAGAGCTCAAGCTGGAGAGCCCGACGCTCGCCGACGACCCGACGCCGCTGTACCGCTCGGTCGGCGCTCGCGCCGTGCGGATCGCCGATGGCGACGCCCGGGAGCCCGGCTCCGACGCGGTCCGCCAGCGGGCCGAGGCGGAGGCCCGCGCCTCCGACGCCCTCCGCGGCCACCCGCTCCGCCGTCTCCTGTTCGGCGTGCTCCTTCGGAACGCCCGCGACCGGGTCCGCGACCGAGAAAACCTCCGCTTCGAGCGGACCCGCGTGTTCGGCCGCGCCCGGCGGCTCGTCCTCGCCATGGGCCAGCGCCTCACCGAGGCCGGCCATCTCGACGGTGCGCGCGACGTGTTCTGGCTGGAGATCGAGGAGCTCCTCGGCCTCGCCCGCGGGACGGCGGCGTCGCTCGACGTCGGCGGCCTCGCGGCCGTCCGCCGCGTCGAGTTCGAGGGCTACCGCGACGGGTCGGCGCCGCCGGACCGGTTCACGACGCGCGGCCCGGTCGCGACGTCGGAACTGGTGCCCGACAGGCCAGCTCCTGCCGAGCCCGAGTCGGGCGCCGTCCGCACCGGCCTCGGGTGCTGCGCGGGCGTGGTCGAGGGCCGAGTCCGGGTGGTCCGGGATCCGCGCGGGGTGGAGCTGGCGCCGGGGACGATCCTCGTCGCTGAGCGGACGGACCCGGGCTGGGTCCTGCTCTTTCCGGCGTGCGCGGGGCTCGTGGTCGAGCGGGGGAGCCTCCTGTCGCACTCGGCGATCGTCGCCCGAGAGCTCGGCATTCCGGCGGCCGTCGCAGTGCCGGGCGTGACGGAGTGGCTCCGCGACGGTGACCGCGTCCGCCTCGACGGCGCCACGGGCCGAGTCGAGCGGATCGATGAGTGA
- a CDS encoding UbiA family prenyltransferase: MTPAVPPVRCAWTYLQERFPPLAHGPVVVAFAGGVACASAALRGADGPGWPAVVVASVVALGVFFQLRVADEWKDAEEDRLYRPERPVPRGLVTLRELVGAALAVAAVQVALAAWLDVRLLGVLAGVWGFGALMTVEFGARDWLRERPLATLATHAPIVPLVDFFSVSCDVFGNDAAFPAGVGWLIGVSLFGGTVIEVGRKVWASADERRGVETYSAAWGRKRALLAWAAAVAGSLVCGLMVLDSIPEAGGLGVGLGGAAALVVAVGVGALWADRPGRGRVLETAAGIWTLGLYTLIGPVALWIA, encoded by the coding sequence ATGACCCCCGCCGTCCCGCCCGTCCGCTGCGCGTGGACGTACCTCCAGGAGCGCTTCCCACCGCTGGCCCACGGGCCGGTCGTGGTGGCGTTCGCCGGCGGCGTGGCCTGCGCCTCCGCCGCCCTGCGCGGTGCCGACGGCCCCGGCTGGCCGGCCGTGGTCGTGGCCTCCGTCGTCGCGCTCGGCGTCTTCTTTCAGCTCCGCGTGGCCGACGAGTGGAAGGACGCCGAGGAGGACAGACTCTACCGGCCCGAGCGCCCCGTTCCGCGCGGTCTCGTCACGCTCCGCGAACTGGTCGGTGCGGCCCTGGCGGTCGCCGCCGTGCAGGTCGCCCTCGCGGCGTGGCTCGACGTGCGTCTGCTGGGCGTGCTGGCCGGCGTCTGGGGCTTCGGCGCGCTCATGACCGTTGAGTTCGGCGCCCGCGACTGGCTCCGCGAGCGGCCCCTCGCGACGCTCGCGACCCACGCACCGATCGTCCCGCTCGTCGACTTTTTTTCCGTGTCGTGCGACGTGTTCGGCAACGACGCGGCGTTCCCGGCCGGCGTCGGCTGGCTCATCGGGGTGAGCCTGTTCGGGGGGACCGTGATCGAGGTCGGGCGGAAGGTGTGGGCGTCGGCCGACGAGCGGCGGGGCGTCGAGACGTACAGCGCGGCGTGGGGGCGGAAGCGGGCGCTGCTGGCGTGGGCCGCGGCCGTCGCCGGCTCGCTGGTGTGCGGGCTGATGGTCCTCGACTCCATCCCCGAGGCGGGCGGCCTCGGCGTCGGGCTGGGCGGGGCCGCGGCGCTCGTCGTCGCCGTCGGCGTCGGGGCGTTGTGGGCGGACCGGCCCGGTCGCGGTCGCGTGCTCGAAACGGCCGCGGGCATCTGGACGCTCGGCCTGTACACCCTCATCGGCCCCGTCGCGTTGTGGATCGCATGA
- a CDS encoding N-formylglutamate amidohydrolase — MSDAFSITAGPGPLVAAAVHDGHGIHPETLPHIALPEAERLREEDPFTGRLTDVAPTRVVGRRSRFEVDLNRPREGALYRTPDDAWGLDVWHDGVPDPVAERSLALYDDFYRAVEKLLAMKIEEYGSVVVYDLHSYNHRREGPDGPRADPEGNPEVNVGTGSLDRLRWGPLVDRFMADLRDGAAEAGLADLDVRENVKFQGGHFSRWVHDTFGNAACVLAVEFKKTFMDEWSGQVDEPHLGRLREALAHTVPGALEERKAATPEPAAR; from the coding sequence ATGTCTGACGCCTTCTCGATCACCGCCGGGCCGGGCCCGCTCGTCGCCGCCGCCGTCCACGACGGCCACGGCATCCATCCCGAGACGCTCCCGCACATCGCGCTCCCCGAGGCGGAACGGCTCCGCGAGGAGGACCCGTTCACGGGCCGCCTCACCGACGTCGCCCCGACGCGCGTCGTCGGGCGGCGATCGCGGTTCGAGGTCGACCTCAACCGGCCCCGCGAGGGTGCGCTCTACCGAACGCCCGACGACGCGTGGGGCCTCGACGTGTGGCACGACGGCGTGCCCGACCCCGTCGCCGAGCGGTCGTTGGCGCTCTACGACGACTTCTATCGGGCTGTCGAAAAGCTTCTCGCCATGAAGATCGAGGAGTACGGCTCGGTCGTCGTCTACGACCTCCACTCGTACAACCACCGCCGCGAGGGACCCGACGGCCCGCGAGCGGATCCCGAAGGCAACCCCGAGGTCAACGTCGGGACCGGCTCGCTCGACCGCCTCCGCTGGGGCCCGCTGGTCGACCGGTTCATGGCCGACCTCCGCGACGGCGCCGCCGAGGCGGGCCTCGCCGACCTCGACGTGCGCGAGAACGTCAAATTCCAGGGCGGCCACTTTTCGCGGTGGGTCCACGACACGTTCGGCAACGCGGCGTGCGTGCTGGCGGTCGAGTTCAAGAAGACGTTCATGGACGAGTGGTCCGGGCAGGTCGACGAGCCCCACCTCGGGCGGCTCCGGGAGGCCCTCGCCCACACGGTCCCCGGTGCCCTGGAGGAACGGAAGGCCGCCACGCCGGAGCCCGCAGCGCGGTGA
- a CDS encoding flavohemoglobin expression-modulating QEGLA motif protein, which produces MSPEALGRAIRDGLQSGEPVRLDLDDGTVFVDHAVPLLAVHRCPGEATGDPALDARAACAEAHQLVTTQPAYVITSDPDAEAARAAIRAVAEALTDAVGRLLVVEIWSPLDAPEAGAVDPFDRAPGFTIYTDERAPSSETIDALCDALSGIEEAGQGADVSHVSTSEVAPPGLPPLGLDGLVGLAVDAVFHNARDGEFYPRVLARLREAVAPALREAAVVAGRAAPATLARQSLEPAAEAVDRGLSAVAESFGFLLQITPVNADAAWDEFHGGGCERSPELLYRPLTFDPDAARRQLFDLPLEDVEDPVVAGILRECRDEIEGQIRMILDVGTPQFLPNSLRLYGAPDRDLVDLAHDLIEALDALPAATRGEEVVGATAFAARARAQLEAYHAISEHMPQAVSIREDITGSLMVSRGCLLIGTHAQVPAARVEALLAHEVGTHVLTYANGAAHPLEQLRHGLAGYEDLQEGLAVFAEWLVGGLTPGRFRTLAARVIGARALVDGADFVETFRLLREAAGLSDRGAFGVTVRLYRGGGLTKDMVYLRGLRDLLRHLGDGGPFWSLFIGKIALRHLDAVADLRARGVLSAPPLRPLHADAPATTACLDRARAGLSVLDLLDG; this is translated from the coding sequence GTGAGCCCCGAGGCCCTCGGCCGCGCCATCCGCGACGGGCTCCAGTCCGGCGAGCCCGTCCGGCTCGACCTCGACGACGGGACCGTGTTCGTGGACCACGCCGTGCCGCTCCTCGCCGTCCACCGTTGTCCGGGCGAGGCGACCGGCGACCCCGCGCTCGACGCCCGCGCCGCCTGCGCCGAGGCCCACCAGCTCGTCACGACGCAGCCGGCGTACGTCATCACATCGGACCCCGACGCCGAGGCGGCCCGCGCCGCCATCCGCGCCGTCGCGGAGGCCCTGACGGACGCCGTGGGACGGCTCCTCGTGGTCGAGATCTGGTCCCCGCTCGACGCGCCCGAGGCCGGCGCCGTCGACCCGTTCGACCGCGCGCCGGGCTTCACGATCTACACCGACGAGCGCGCCCCGAGCTCCGAGACCATCGACGCCCTCTGCGACGCGCTCTCCGGGATCGAGGAGGCTGGCCAGGGCGCCGATGTGTCACACGTCTCGACGTCCGAGGTCGCGCCCCCGGGCCTCCCCCCCCTCGGCCTCGACGGGCTCGTGGGGCTGGCCGTCGACGCCGTGTTCCACAACGCGCGCGACGGCGAGTTCTACCCGCGCGTGCTGGCGCGCCTCCGCGAGGCCGTGGCGCCAGCGCTCCGCGAGGCGGCCGTCGTCGCGGGCCGGGCCGCGCCGGCGACGCTCGCCCGCCAGTCCCTCGAACCCGCCGCCGAGGCCGTCGACCGCGGCCTCTCGGCCGTCGCCGAGTCGTTCGGGTTCCTCCTCCAGATCACGCCCGTCAACGCCGACGCGGCCTGGGACGAGTTCCACGGCGGCGGGTGCGAGCGGTCGCCCGAGCTCCTGTACCGCCCGCTCACGTTCGACCCCGACGCCGCGCGCCGCCAGCTGTTCGACTTGCCGCTGGAGGACGTCGAGGACCCGGTCGTCGCCGGCATTCTCCGCGAGTGCCGTGACGAGATCGAAGGGCAGATCCGGATGATCCTCGACGTGGGCACCCCGCAGTTTCTGCCCAACAGCCTGCGCCTGTACGGCGCGCCCGACCGCGACCTGGTCGACCTCGCCCACGACCTCATCGAGGCGCTCGATGCCCTGCCCGCTGCGACGCGGGGCGAGGAGGTCGTCGGAGCGACGGCGTTCGCAGCCCGCGCGCGGGCCCAACTCGAGGCCTACCACGCGATCTCGGAGCACATGCCCCAGGCGGTCTCCATCCGGGAGGACATCACGGGCAGCCTCATGGTCTCACGCGGATGCCTCCTCATCGGCACCCACGCACAGGTGCCGGCGGCTCGCGTCGAGGCGCTGCTCGCGCACGAGGTCGGCACGCACGTGCTGACGTACGCGAACGGGGCCGCGCATCCCCTCGAGCAGCTCCGCCACGGGCTGGCCGGCTACGAGGATCTGCAGGAAGGACTCGCCGTGTTCGCCGAGTGGCTCGTCGGCGGCCTCACGCCGGGCCGGTTCCGGACGCTCGCCGCGCGGGTGATCGGTGCCCGCGCCCTCGTCGACGGCGCCGACTTCGTCGAGACGTTCCGGCTGCTCCGCGAGGCGGCCGGCCTCAGCGACCGCGGCGCGTTCGGCGTCACGGTCCGCCTCTACCGGGGCGGCGGGCTGACGAAGGACATGGTGTACCTCCGTGGCCTCCGGGACCTGTTGCGGCACCTCGGCGACGGTGGGCCGTTCTGGTCCCTCTTCATCGGCAAGATCGCGCTCCGGCACCTCGACGCCGTCGCCGACCTCCGCGCCCGCGGCGTCCTCTCCGCCCCTCCCCTCCGCCCCCTCCACGCCGACGCCCCGGCCACGACGGCGTGCCTCGACCGCGCCCGCGCCGGCCTCTCGGTCCTCGACCTGCTGGACGGATAA
- a CDS encoding glutathione synthetase, producing MRIAFLINSFETEKDVYTTTRLALAAHKAGHDVLYLSVEDFVCEPDETLRVRVRRPGGTYKTIRTLWKGVHEDGEEERIPIEEIDALLLRNDPADDAGERPWAQSAGIVFGQMAARRGVIVLNDPEGLAKAVNKVYFQRFPPSVRPKTLVTRHADDVRRFIDDHGGDAIVKPFQGSGGEGVFVVRQGDHANLNQIIDAVCQNGYMVVQEFLEAAAGADTRMFLLNGEPLQRDGVYAALRRVGAEGDIRSNISAGGSTEQAAVGERELEIAELVRPQLVQDGMFMVGLDIAGGVLLEVNVFSPGGLGGIEETTGVDFAPDVIEAVARKVAARKQYRQHFSNRTLATL from the coding sequence ATGCGAATCGCCTTCCTCATCAACTCCTTCGAGACCGAGAAGGACGTCTACACCACCACGCGGCTCGCGCTGGCGGCCCACAAGGCCGGCCACGACGTGCTGTACCTCTCGGTCGAGGACTTCGTCTGCGAGCCCGACGAGACGCTCCGGGTCCGCGTCCGCCGGCCAGGCGGGACGTACAAGACGATCCGCACCCTCTGGAAGGGGGTCCACGAGGACGGCGAGGAGGAGCGGATCCCGATCGAGGAGATCGACGCGCTCCTGCTCCGCAACGACCCCGCCGACGACGCCGGCGAGCGGCCGTGGGCCCAGTCGGCCGGGATCGTGTTCGGGCAGATGGCGGCCCGGCGCGGCGTGATCGTGCTGAACGACCCCGAGGGGCTGGCAAAGGCCGTCAACAAGGTGTACTTCCAGCGCTTCCCGCCGTCGGTCCGCCCCAAGACCCTCGTCACGCGGCACGCCGACGACGTCCGCCGGTTCATCGACGACCACGGCGGCGACGCGATCGTCAAGCCGTTCCAGGGCTCGGGCGGCGAGGGCGTCTTCGTCGTCCGCCAGGGCGACCACGCCAACCTCAACCAGATCATCGACGCCGTGTGCCAGAACGGCTACATGGTGGTCCAGGAGTTCCTCGAGGCCGCCGCGGGCGCCGACACCCGGATGTTCCTCCTCAACGGCGAGCCGCTCCAGCGCGACGGCGTCTACGCCGCGCTCCGGCGGGTCGGGGCCGAGGGCGACATCCGGAGCAACATCTCCGCGGGCGGGAGCACCGAGCAGGCGGCCGTCGGCGAGCGCGAACTCGAGATCGCCGAGCTCGTCCGCCCCCAGCTCGTGCAGGACGGGATGTTCATGGTGGGGCTCGACATCGCGGGCGGCGTCCTCCTCGAGGTCAACGTGTTCAGCCCGGGTGGCCTCGGCGGCATCGAGGAGACGACCG